AGCACAATTGTCGATCGAGAAGCAGGCAGGATCACGCAGCATATTGGTGCAACGGAGGTCCCGATCGCAACAATTACAAAAATCTGTGCACCCCTCACAAAATTAAAATTTGAGATACCCGGGCTTCTCTTCATAGATACACCAGGGCATCACGCTTTCACAACACTTCGATCAAGGGGTGGGGCACTCTCTGACATTGCGGTTGTCGTGGTGGATATTCTCGAAGGTTTCAGGCCCCAGACGATTGAGACGATCAACATACTCAAGCGGTTCAGGACACCATTTGTTGTGGCATGCAACAAGATCGACAGAATTAGTGGATGGATCGCACATCCCAGTGAGCCGTTCATCACAAGTTATAAAAAACAGAGAGAGAGTGTGCAGACGGTTCTTGATGAGAAGATTTATGAGATCGTGGGCTCACTCCATGAGCAGGGCTTTAGCTCAGATCGTTATGATAGAATCACCGATTTCCAGCGTAACATAGGGATCATACCAACAAGTGCAATGACTGGCGAAGGCATCCCTGATCTCTTGCTGGTGCTTATCGGGCTCGCACAGAAGTTTCTTGAGGATTCTCTTCACATCAAGCCATCAAACGCAGGGGTTGGAACGATACTTGAGGTAAAGGAGGAGAAAGGACTTGGTATAACGCTTGATGTTATCCTCTACGATGGCACGATTAAGACAGGCGATAAAATCGTTGTTGGAAGCCTGAAAGAGCCGATTGTAACGCATGTGAAGGCGCTTCTCAAACCAAGACCACTGCAGGAGATTCGGATGGAGGAACGCTTCAAATCTGTCAGGTATGCGACGGCAGCAGCAGGTGTCAAAGTCGCTGCACCAAACCTTGAGGGTGCACTTGCAGGGCTGCCGGTCAGGGTGGTGGCTGATGATGCAGATCTCGAGGAGATAATTGCAGATGTCTCAGGTTCTGGAGAGATCAAGATTGAACAGGATCCGATCGGGATTATCATAAAAGCAGATACGCTGGGCTCGCTTGAGGCCCTTGCACACGAACTCAGGGAGGCAGAGATCCCGATACAGTCGGCAGAGGTGGGTGATATCTCAAGACGGGATGTT
This genomic window from Candidatus Syntrophoarchaeum caldarius contains:
- a CDS encoding translation initiation factor IF-2 translates to MSVMGHVDHGKTLLLDQIRGSTIVDREAGRITQHIGATEVPIATITKICAPLTKLKFEIPGLLFIDTPGHHAFTTLRSRGGALSDIAVVVVDILEGFRPQTIETINILKRFRTPFVVACNKIDRISGWIAHPSEPFITSYKKQRESVQTVLDEKIYEIVGSLHEQGFSSDRYDRITDFQRNIGIIPTSAMTGEGIPDLLLVLIGLAQKFLEDSLHIKPSNAGVGTILEVKEEKGLGITLDVILYDGTIKTGDKIVVGSLKEPIVTHVKALLKPRPLQEIRMEERFKSVRYATAAAGVKVAAPNLEGALAGLPVRVVADDADLEEIIADVSGSGEIKIEQDPIGIIIKADTLGSLEALAHELREAEIPIQSAEVGDISRRDVINASTIKDPLLAVILGFNVDILPDALDEIMKEDVAVFTDTVIYGLLDSYEEWAAAKREEIKAAKFGEVTRPGIVELLPGCVFRQSKPAVVGVKVIHGTIKPNVTLIKADGKRIGVVKGLQSAGEDIGMAKEGMEFALAIEGPTVGRQINVGDRLFVELSESDARLLDTERDSDILDESEIKALDEFLRIKRRDDPFWGK